The sequence tagttgTTTTGTATGCAattttgttgatgatttattTTGGCAGTTTATTTTGGTGGTATTGGAAGTGGTTTACTATGTGGTTTTGTAAGtggtttatgatagtggttttgcatgtggttttcGTAAGTGGATTTCTAGGTGGTTTAAGTTAGCGGTTTAAGCATGTGGTTTTGCTAGTGGTTTATTATATTGGTTTTGCATGTAGATTCTGTTAGTGGTTTCCATAAGTGGTTTCTGGTGTTAGTTATTTTTGTTACTGGTTTTCTAAGTGGTTCTAATAATGCGGCGGCAGCAGGACATGCGACTCGATGAGCGGTATGTTCCGTACTCGTAGAtggccggattataccatcttacgaggctgaacgatagatggttctGGTTAGATGAGCCCCTTGTCAGTGTCTTCGTCGAGCGGTGGCATCTGGAAACGCACACCTTccatatgccgttcggagagtgcacgatcacacttcagGACATGGCGTACCAGTTGGGGTTGCCAGTGGACGGGCGTTATGTCAGTGGTTGCCTTACAGATTTCCAGATATACATCCAGGGTGGCCGTCCAGCTTGGgtgtggttccaggagttgcttggagtgatTCCTCCTCCGAGCCAGGTTCAGAAGTTCGCAGTAAATTGTACCTGGTTCCAAAAGACTTTTGGAGAGTGCCCCGAGGGAGCCGATGAGGAGACTGTGCGGCGTTTTGCTcgtgcctatatcatgatgttgttgggcactcagctgtttgccgacaagtccggcaacCGCATTCACATTTGATGGCTTCCCTACGTAGctaggcttgaggagatgggtaCCTACAGCTGGGGGTCTGCAGCATTGGCATGGTTGAAtcggtgcatgtgccgagtggtGAACAGACATGTGGTGAAGTTAGCGGGCCCACTTCAGCTACTTCAGTCTTGGATCTTTTGGCGCTTTCCTAGGTTTAGGCCTGTCAGGTATGATACGTGCAGCTAGCCATTGGCCTCGAGGTACCCTACTCAGACTTTTCTATTTCAAGTTAAAATAGTTAATTCCATGTACGCTTCTAATGTATTACAAATCTGTCATACCTTTAATTAGCCATAACACCCATGTGAgatgcaggtggtcaggttacaacCCTTCCGGTAGCGATAAGGGACCTAGAGTGCAGATGTGGAGACTGAGGATAGACATGTTACAGGACAGGGATGTGAGTATACTACCAGCTAAGTTTATTTAATTAACTAAACTTTATGAATTTGGAGCATGAGTTGGCCTGACAATGTTGAAATCTTTGTGCAGTTTATCTGGATGCCGTATAGCTTCCATGAGGTACTGCAGGTTGTGCATCCGGAGGTGTTGGAGCCTCGGCATACGGCGATGTGGCAGTCTGTGACGTCACTGATATACTTTGTCGTTatagagtggcatcagatagaTAGGATTCTACCGTAGTTCGCCGGAGTCTAGCCCCGTCAGCAgcccgccctgaacatcgactttctgatgtcgaagGACAGGAGAGGCGGTGATCGTTGGTTCCCGTCCGCTTTGCAGTTCTGGCATCTCCATTGGGAGAGCCGTGTGGACCATGTTATCAGGTTCGACGTTGTTGCAGACCCTGGACCCTCACATGACTTCCTGGAGTGGTGGAGTCAGCATGGAAAGAGGTTCTTGTCACCAGAGATGTATTTGGGGGATCCGAGAGCCGTTCCTATTCCTGTGGAGGCCTCACAGAGGGGTGCTGGGTGAGTTCCTGACATGGATCGTGTTGACGACGTGCCGGATAGGCGTCGGGTCGAGAGGAGAGCTCGTGTGGGGACACGACGGAGCCAGCGTGAGTGGAGGTGGCTGGACCAGGCTATGGACGAGGCTGATGGGGACGGTCGACGTGGAGGAAGACGACGAGGACACGGAGGGAGACAGAGAGGGCGTGCTGCGGCGGACGAGCACGGTGATCATGGTGACGACGATGACGACGATCAGCACGGACCCGTGGGGGGGGTTGCTGCAGGGCATATTGCAGTTGGTGGTGTTAGTCCCCATGTTGGCGGGCATGGAGGCGAGTGGTACGGGTCAGGTATGGGTGACGGGGCTGACCATGGTGACGGTGGACTTGGTTCGGGGCCGCTTGGAGATTACTTCATTGGTGTACTAGCCGATGACCAGACACTTCAGGAGAGTACGCCATGGGTTAGCCTGGGGACGATGTTTTCAGACTTCATGGCAGGTGATGGGCTTGATGCGGACTTCGGCGGGTCACACTTTCTAGACGAGATTACTGCCATCATGTAAGAGGATGATGCGGCCCGTAGGCGTGGTCAGAGCTCCGGCACACAGGCACCTTTAGATGTCGATCTGAACAAGCCTCCTACGATGCCTGTTGCTGACCATTTTGCATTGGGTGGTACTCCTCCTTCCGCATACACTGTTGTGTCGCATTCAGTTGCCGGGCCGTCTGGGGCACCCGTCCAGCCTAGGCCACCTGCACAGCCTGCCCCGGATGAGAAGGAGGATGAGATCGAGGACGAGGAGCCGCTTATCCGGAGAGGCCAGAGGACACGGGTACCCCGTCGTTGCTTCACCGGCTTGCATCTGTTTAGATGATTCATGTATCCTATATGTTGTTTGTTCATGTTCATTGTTGTATCTTAGCCAAGTTTATTATTGTCGTTGATGTACTTTGACGATCCAACATGTAGTTTGGTTATTTATGTTTCAGTATGTTGTTCCAAATCATGATATTGTACTTTGAAAATGGCTGTTTAGTGTTTATTTCAATTACTAGCATAGTTTCCGCATCAtgtattaatttaatttgtagaTTTATTTATTGCCGTGTGCATTCAACAGACATTTCGTTCAAAACTCCGAAAATAGAACATATTCATTAATTAAGATCCCATGCACAGTACATCGCATTAACATTAACAAATTCTATCACTTATCAACTACAAGTAATGAAACCTATAATAGTGGAATCTAAACACCAAAGTGAAATAAACAAAGTACCAAAGCTAAGAATACACCTACTCATGTCCCCCTGTGTGCTCTGCTCCTCCGACCTGTGGGCAACTCCGACGTATGTGTCTGGGTTGCCGACAGAGGCCATATCTCTTTGGCCGGTTCGGATCTGCCTCGTCCATATTGGTCCGTATCCTAGTGGACCTCGGACGACCCTCTCTCGCACGCCTCTTGTTAGGGTCCGGGATCACAGTCGGCCCATTATATGGTGGCCAGAAACCCTctggaatgggaggtgtgaatcCCATCTGATACACACTGAACACCGAACTAAGACGATACACCTGGTGGACGTAAGGCTGCCATGTAAGCCGTGAGTAGGCACAGCATGCCAGTGCGTGCGGACACGGGAAATGAAATGCCTGGAAGTATTCGCAGTCACATGTCTGGGATGCAAGTGAGACTCTGTAGCTACCCAGTGAGAACGAACCAGTCGGATTCATCTCTGCGACGGTGAACTCCGAGTTATCCCTGTCGTacaaagtcaccgtgaagcacctcgtcatcttcaagttggcctcaacacacttcaccaagtgctgactgaattgttgtccggttcccagctgggcctcagcctctctcCCCTTGCGAACAAATAGTTCGGCCAGCCTTCCGTATGTTACCTTCACCAGCGAGCACACAGGGAGGTTTCTGACACCCTTgaggattgagttcacacactcggAGATATTCATCGTCATGTGCCCGAATCTCCACCCCTCATCACAATGCTGTGTCCACAAGGAATACTCAATCCGATTCACACACTCATACATCGCCGGGTCTTCAGAccgcagaatatcaaaccagtaatcgaaCTCTACCTCGGTCTTAGCGTATGTCGCGTTGACAAGAAGCCTCCGTgcatctttgcccttgaaggttaGGGCGAAATTTGCCGCTacatgtcgaatgcagaatgcccAGTATGCAGATGGAGGTAACCAGCCTCCGTCGGGAGCCCCAAGCgcggccttgatgccgttatgcctgtccgatataaccagcagactcggctgcggtgtcacgtgctgacgcaggtgggagagaaagaaggaccaggactcagcattctcaccctcgactagtgcgaatgcaacaaggagtatgttggagttcccgtcctgtgcaatcgcgacaagcaacgttcccccatacttgccatacagatgggtgccgtcaatactaaccagcggcttgcaatgacggaatgtCTCGATACACGATGGAAACGTCCAGAACAGTCTGTGAAAATAAGCTTGAGACTCGTCCAGCTGTCCACCAACTCGAACAGGGCTCGTCCTAAGGACTgcaacagtaccaggcatcgtcaacTGGACTCCTAACAGTAccctgtaagtcttcacacttaacagggcctcatctttatcctgaaattgctgaccaacctggaactctgtcagaccTGCAGACCTTTCCGcatctctagcgccaaatccaGCAGGCTGCCCAGGaaccccctcctgcctcatggcatccaagtccaaagatgaaaaatgtggagggtactgctgtgtgccagagctagaaccacctccCGCCCCAGCAGGCTCACTCACTCCAATATCATCGCCACTGTCATCagcaatcatatccggctcgacaTCATTGTCCTTTGGATCATCCAACAATCCATCTCCAACCCCAACCGGTGCAGCACACTGTAAAGAGGTCGTCCGAAATTCTCCTATTCCAACCTCGTCGCCTACACTGCCGTtgagatcaacagcgaacgaAAGGGAGGCGACAGGCTGGACGGGTGGCTTGTACGcagggacggaggaagaagcaatggcaggtctggagctagaaccggctaccgtggctaaagtggtggtattccggttcgaacctcccgagctggataccacatcaaccaactttgccaacagctctGGTGTCCTCACTTCCGAAAACTGCcggcgacaatgaaacatgacctgcaagtcctcatcactcccgatcgtgaaacaatcatacttcacggtttcttggagcaccgtgattggaatgcgatagaaaaacttcttaacccgtttcacaccatccagaccaagtttcatcagtacagagctaacaaggtcatcatactTAGTCGTAGGCCTCATgataatacagagaggatccttatcagtgaacttcacaccggaatgtgtttttcttttaatcgatcctctgtggtgaaccaacaccACAAAACTTTCCTCACTAGCCATTTTAcccctctaatgagagcaactcacATCCATACCATATATATACAGCTCTGCTCCTTTATAATTCGAATTAAGCAACTTTGAATTACGTTGCATGGCGTGCATGGGAGGAGTTTGAATcagcttgattcgaattacatgtttctgtgtaattcgaatcagctgAATTCGAACTATGTGGCTTTGGGTATCAATGTGTAATTCGAATCTacatggttcgaattacatgaaaAGTGAGTTCGAAACAGGTAGGTTCGAACTACATTTAAATGtgctttggttgattgatgaatcaGATTCTGCTTTGACTTATTTGTGTCAAATTGTTCTGTCCTTTGCTTGTTTACGTTTTTTACCCttctttttattattgattttagttagtaaaaataaattattaaaatagtatcCAAAATACATATtgttaacaaaattattttaaataaaacgaacgataataaatttatgaatgatttaaaaatataaaaaaataattaaaaaatattatatatattttttataagtgacaaaaataatttttatatttaataaatattttttacgtTTAGTCCAAATTTATGTGACAATATTTAAATAACTATTTATAAAGTGTACACAAAAATTAGAGTAAAATTTAGTTATTCACAATAATTActtgatataaaattattaaattgtaaagataaaaatttttttttctaatacttATAAAAAATCGCATCAAAATAATCTTATCTCTAAATTTTGTTGTCAATATATAGTTTCTTTTTGTCAATTTatagttttttaatttaaatcacatcaaaatcttatttttttaatataataactatttttatcatatttttaaattattaaaaaatttatttattgttaatatt is a genomic window of Arachis ipaensis cultivar K30076 chromosome B06, Araip1.1, whole genome shotgun sequence containing:
- the LOC107647243 gene encoding serine/threonine-protein phosphatase 7 long form homolog; its protein translation is MAGLYHLTRLNDRWFWLDEPLVSVFVERWHLETHTFHMPFGECTITLQDMAYQLGLPVDGRYVSGCLTDFQIYIQGGRPAWVWFQELLGVIPPPSQVQKFAVNCTWFQKTFGECPEGADEETVRRFAPRLEEMGTYSWGSAALAWLNRCMCRVVNRHVVKLAGPLQLLQSWIFWRFPRFRPVRWSGYNPSGSDKGPRVQMWRLRIDMLQDRDFIWMPYSFHEVLQVVHPEVLEPRHTAMWQSVTSLIYFVVIEWHQIDRILP